The Candidatus Zixiibacteriota bacterium genome includes a region encoding these proteins:
- a CDS encoding sterol desaturase family protein: MKWPLPKPKVTEQSPRLFQNDLVEMLSRTSPGVVVAIYLPTALGLLWYSVARGGVPVPTTVLVAAVGAAAWTLTEYWLHRAIMHWVPNNGWGARMHFWIHGIHHEWPKDPYRLVMPPSVSLVLFFLFLALWTAVFGRSGWAFHGGFTLGYLAYDLSHYFYHHRKPEREWLVRLQRHHLRHHFHPRYEERNFAITVPWWDRIFGTATPAEPSGPVPGAARARSSAAEPGLRAGER; this comes from the coding sequence GTGAAATGGCCCTTGCCCAAACCGAAAGTCACGGAGCAGTCCCCCCGGCTGTTTCAGAACGATCTGGTCGAGATGCTCTCGCGGACCAGTCCCGGCGTCGTCGTGGCGATCTACCTGCCGACGGCGCTGGGGCTGCTGTGGTACAGCGTCGCACGGGGCGGCGTCCCGGTCCCGACGACGGTCCTCGTGGCGGCGGTCGGTGCGGCGGCCTGGACGCTCACCGAGTATTGGCTCCATCGTGCGATCATGCACTGGGTGCCCAACAACGGGTGGGGCGCCCGGATGCATTTCTGGATTCACGGCATTCACCACGAGTGGCCCAAAGATCCGTACCGCCTCGTCATGCCCCCGTCTGTCAGCCTCGTCCTGTTTTTCCTCTTTCTCGCGCTCTGGACGGCGGTGTTCGGCCGTTCCGGCTGGGCGTTCCACGGCGGCTTCACGCTCGGCTACCTTGCGTACGATCTGTCGCACTACTTCTATCATCATCGGAAACCGGAGCGCGAATGGCTGGTGCGCCTGCAGCGGCATCACTTGCGGCACCATTTCCATCCCCGCTATGAAGAGCGCAATTTCGCCATCACGGTGCCGTGGTGGGATCGCATCTTCGGCACCGCCACCCCTGCGGAGCCGAGCGGTCCGGTGCCGGGGGCGGCCCGCGCGAGGTCATCGGCCGCCGAACCGGGCTTGCGGGCCGGCGAGCGTTGA
- a CDS encoding SagB/ThcOx family dehydrogenase, protein MRSCLLLFLAAFLPAAAVRPAEPPVDSMSIGERFHFLTGFGDEGYRQKEPAWGKLIPLYKSYEGAPRYRLPAPRQGALTVDEAIRTRRSERRFRPDPIPLPALAGLLVSADGLTAGGRTERRAAPSGGALYPIETYVVVTGGDSLPDGLYHFQAADSSLALLQEGDFRAALHGAAHEQEAVGSSPVTFLFTARFERSTQKYADRGYRYVYMECGAICENLYLQAAALGLGTVAVGSFNDDALNRFLGVDGRAEAALLMMPVGFPE, encoded by the coding sequence ATGCGAAGTTGTCTGTTGTTGTTTTTGGCGGCGTTCTTGCCGGCGGCCGCGGTCCGCCCGGCCGAGCCGCCCGTCGACTCCATGTCGATCGGCGAGCGGTTCCATTTCCTCACCGGGTTCGGCGATGAGGGTTACCGACAGAAAGAGCCGGCGTGGGGGAAGCTGATTCCTCTGTACAAGTCCTATGAAGGGGCGCCCCGCTACCGGCTTCCCGCACCGCGTCAAGGCGCGCTAACCGTGGATGAGGCGATCCGCACCCGTCGGTCCGAGCGTCGTTTCCGCCCGGACCCGATCCCGCTTCCCGCGCTCGCGGGGCTGCTGGTGTCGGCCGACGGTCTCACGGCGGGCGGGCGCACCGAGCGGAGGGCCGCGCCCTCCGGGGGCGCGCTCTATCCGATCGAGACGTACGTCGTGGTGACCGGCGGGGATTCGCTGCCCGACGGTTTGTACCACTTCCAGGCGGCGGACAGTTCGCTCGCCCTTCTCCAAGAGGGGGATTTCCGCGCGGCGCTGCACGGGGCGGCCCATGAGCAAGAAGCGGTCGGCTCGTCGCCGGTGACCTTTCTGTTCACCGCCCGCTTTGAGCGCTCGACCCAGAAGTACGCCGACCGGGGCTACCGCTATGTCTACATGGAGTGCGGAGCCATTTGCGAGAACCTCTATCTCCAGGCGGCGGCGCTCGGGCTGGGGACGGTCGCCGTGGGTTCGTTCAACGACGATGCGCTCAACCGGTTCCTCGGGGTCGACGGCCGCGCGGAGGCCGCGCTCCTGATGATGCCCGTCGGCTTTCCCGAGTGA